The following is a genomic window from Neomonachus schauinslandi chromosome 15, ASM220157v2, whole genome shotgun sequence.
TCCTGACAGCATGGTGGTTGGGTTCCAAGAATGAGCATTCCAAAAACAGTGAGGTGGTATTTTTGTGACTTAATCTCCAAAGACAAATATCACGGCTTCTTCGGTACTCCGTACTCTGTTGGTGAAAGGCAGGAACGCAGGTCTATCTAGGTTCAAGGAGATGACAAACCCCATCTCTTGATGAAGGTCTAGAAGGGCATGCATTATAGATAGAGGTCATATCCATGCTTGGAAAACGTAACGCCACTGGTAGGGAATGACATCATCTGCCAATGATTGCCTGCAGTCAGTGAGGAAGAATGAGTTATTGAGGATGACTGAGGTTAGTGCCTTAGGTGATCCCATGGTGCCATTAATAGAATTTGGGAACACAGAGGGTATCGTTAAAGTATTCGAACAAGGAGGTCATTAGACTGGGGTGGCGCTAACACTGTGGTAGTTtacataagcaaaccaaaacttaGGCCAGACTTTGGGTGTACAAGGCAAGTGAAACTTAAGAACAACCCATCACAAGCAGCCAACTAGGCTTTCTTAAATAAGGTGACTGCTTAAGCGATAACCAATCAAATAATTGCCTTGCTTTGCTTCAGTGACTTCCTGCAAAAACCTTGCCCCAGCTCCTGTCAGGTGAGCACTCCTAACCACTTTGGGGTCAACACTGCTCAATTCAAATCGATGTTTGTGCCAACAGGCTCTTCCAAATGCTaacgtgcctcagtttctcttttccaGCATGTCTGGGGTGATTACTGGCCCTGAGAAGACCATAAGTAGTGTGAAGactggagctggggagggggttgagggAGTTCTGCACACACAAGTCTTCCAGTTGACACAGACTAGAAAAAAATGGTCGAGGATGAAGAAAAGGGGAACAATAAAACCAGGTTCTCAGAACACAGTATCTCAGTGGAGGAGGCGGAGAGTAGCAACGAGGCAGGAATGCATGAGTGGTCCTAAGTAGGACAAAACCCGCTAGATTTCcatttcatggaaacaaaaaagaaggtgGGATGAGAGTTGACGTGGATTTAACATCCCAAAGAAGCCAAGATGGATTAAGATTGAGCAGGAGCCACGGGCTAGGAAGTGGGGGTCCCCTGGTGACCTTTGGGAGGGTAACTCATGAAATGTACCATTAGCATCTGTGTAGCTCTTTCTGGTGTTTCAAGCACTGTCACATGAGGGTTGGAATTGCTGGAAAATAAGCTTCTCCCCCCTCCGTTAATAGCAGAAGTGAATAGATTAGAATAGATTAAATACATCAATGTTCAGACCTGGAACGGCAACGCTCCTCGAAGAACACACaggagaaaagcttcatgacattggtcttggcagtgatttcttgggtatgacaccaaaagcacagataacaaaagcaaaaagagacaagtgggactacatcaaactaaaaagtgtctgcacagtgaaggacacagtgaaaaggcaaactatggaatgggagaaaatatttgcaaaccattgAAGTGATaaagggttgatatccaaaaaatataaggaGGTCCTTCAACtcaaagcaaaaaaaccaaaaaaaaaacaaaaacaaaaaaccccaccaccCCAAACACTACCaccaaaaaccccaaatagcccAACTTAAAAATAGGccaaggatttgaatagacatttctccaaagaagacatacaaatggtcaacaggcacatgacaagatgttcagcatcattagtcatcagggaaatgcaaatgaaaaccacaatgagataccacgtcacacccGTTAGGAATGTCCTCAATAAGACCCAAaaggtaacaagtgttggtgaggatgtggggaaacagGAACTCTGGCATACTGTTgggggaaatgcaaaatggtgcagccactatggaaaatagtatggaggttcctaaaaaaaaaaattcaatatggaTATATCATATAATCCAACAACCCCACTCCTACACATTTACCCAagttgaaatcaggatcttgggaaagatatttgcactcctatgttcactgcagcattattcacaagagccaagacgTGGAAGCTACTCACATACCCCactgatggatgggtggataaagaaaatgtactaTGTGCCCACAATGGTTTATTCAgcctcaaaaaagaaggaaaccctgctACATGTGAccatgtggatgaaccttgagggcattacgtGAATAAACCAGTCACACGGGACAAATACTGCAGGATTCTGGTCCTATGAGGAATCCAAAATAGTCaaacaccggggcgcctgggtggctcagtcggttaagcggctgccttcggctcgggtcatgatccctgggtcctgggatcgagccccacgtcgggctccctgctcagtggagagcctgcgtctccctctccctctgcctgcctctctgcctacttgtgctctctctctctccctgtcaaataaataaataaaatctttaaaaaaaaataaacaaaaaacaaaatagtcaaacacagagaagcagaaagcagaatggtggttgccagggattagggggaggggaaatggggggCTGCTATTcagtgggtataaagtttcagttatgcaagatgactAAATTCTAGACATCTGTACATTtttgcctatagttaacaatactgtattgtatacttaaaagttTGGTAAGGGGGTAGATCTCATGTCAGATGTTCCTACcgccaaaaacaaacaagaaaaccacCCCCCAAAATCCCCTATAAACCCCCACAAAAAAGCAGAAGTGTATTTGAGGACCAGAGTAGCTCTTTCCACTGCACTTCTGAACTCCGAGGGTAGGCGAATGGCAGTGGCGCACTCAACCTTGACGGGCTGAGCATGTCCTGACCCAGCACACCGGGGCCGGCTGTGGCTGAGCACAATGCTGTGTGTGAGGAcaggcagagggctgggggcGCAAGGGCCGGGCACTGATCAACACCCATACATACGCCCCCCTCCCATAAACCTCATCACAGCTCTGGGAGGTGGGGATTATTACTCAACaaatgctgagcagggagcccgacgcgggactcgatcccgggactccaggatcaggacctgagcggaaggcagtcgcttaaccaactgagccacccgggcgcccaacaaatgctttttttaatcGAAGCGTCATCAACATACAATGCCACactagttttgggtgtacaacatgcggattcaacaattctataccttacTCAGTGGTCACCATGGTAGTACCAGGTGCGGTCACCACCGGAGGTTGGGGTTATCATCAGCTCCATCTCGCAGATGAGCTTGGAGTTCAGGGGACGGTCAAGGTTACAGGTGTGTACATGCAAGAGGCAGTGCTTGGGGTCCGTGGAAGAAAGATTCTACAGACTCCTTCCCTCACTGTTGAGTGAGGTCTTTGTTAGCCCGCTCTCCCTTGTATTCTAGTAAAATTGAACTCCATGGGCCTCCTAACAGAATTCTAGAGATTAGCCCTAAAAATGCAAGTCTCCAACAAGTCACAAAGGGAGTCTAGGAAAGATGTGGCAACACTCCCGCTGACAGATGTGGGGGTAGATGGCATTCCACATCATTAAAACTAAGCCAAATGATCCAGTAGGACAAGGTATTAAGATCTTTCTTAACAACAGTTTGCTTCTGAGTAAAACGAAGATTTGCATGAACGTTTGTAACTGGTacgaatttttttttgtttgttttctgttaatATAATCTGCTCTTGCAAGTGTTATTTGGGATTTTGTTAAGTCTCCCAAGACTTTAGAAATTGCTGCTACACTGCATAAAAATTACctctgaagggcgcctgggtggctcagttggttaagcaactgccttcggctcaggtcatgatcccggagtcctgggatcgagtcccacatcgggctcccggctcagcggggagcctgcttctccctctgaccctctcccctctcatgctgtttctctgtctctctctctttctctcaaataaataaataaatctttaaaaaaaaaatattacctctGAAAATAAACTGTCCTTCTGATTGCTTGCTGCTCTGGGTTGAACTGTATCCCCCACatctttttgggggggtgggtccaccccccccaaaaagatgtTGAAGGCACACCTCCCAGTACTtttgaatgtgaccttattgcCAAATAAGGATGCAGACGATCAAGCTGAAATGACATcactagggtgggccctaatccaacatgatGGGGTCCTTCTTAGAAGGGGACCCTTGGACACAGattcagacacagacacacacagacacacagacacacagagatgcGAAGACTTGGAGAGAATGTCATCTGCAAGCCCAGGGACACCTGAGGCTTCCAGAAGCTATGAGGGGCACAGAAGTCTCCCCAGCGCCCTGGCAAGGAGCCAACCCTGcggacaccttgatctcagacttctggcttccagaactgtgacacaatacatttctgttctttcgGCCCCCTAGTTTGTTgggggcagccccaggaaactaatacagctgTCTTGAAAATAATGTAGCAATCACTGTACCTCCTTATCAGTAAGGTTTGTTCAATCAAGACAGGATCACTAGGCCCGTGTCTCTTCTACATGCACAATGGAGAACATTAAGACTCTCAAATAACTTGAGTGTGTTTCATTGAAATGGAGAGCCCTGCTCTGATGACAAGCCCAGGGTTCTTCGATCACCCACAGCTGCACGCAGGCACGTGAAGCATTGACTACccgtttctttttcttctgtgggtAGCCTCTGTTTGCTCTCTATTGGCTGTTCTTCCCATTATTCATTTATaagcatcctttttaaaaattaggatgttttagatgttgcaaatattttctcccaatgtCACTTAtctttgttcactttttaaacGGCAGTATTTCCCatagatatttgaaaattttcatgagGGCAAGTGTATCAgccttttcttttatggcttttgAATTTCATGTAGTGCTTAGGAAGGCTTTCTCCATTCCAAGATCATGACAATCCCatttttccccaatatttttaTAGTTCCATTTCTTCTTTAGGAATCAGACTTTGTGTTCCCTGATGGACAGCTAACTGATCTAGCACCATTAACTAATACCACCCCTCCCGCTGATGTGGAATGCCACTTTCATCATAAATTCTTGAAGATAACAGAGGTCAGTTTCTGGCCTTGGTTCATATTATGACTTCACAGTGCCTTTCTTCAGCAACGGGCCACAGAAATGCACATGCACGGATTCTGCGTGGCCAGACGGTGGCCGCCTGGAGGACATGCGCATACTGCCCCCTGGGGGCTACCACTGAGCTCCAGGCCTTTGTTGCAATGCAAAGACGTGGGCCTGGTGTGGCCGGATTTTCCAAGTTTTCAAGAGGTGTATATGCAATCTCGTTTTGAGAGTGACGGTGGTGATTGTTTTAAGTTTCACACACAAACCACATCCGCACCCTGAAAGCATCTGGTGGTGCCCCAGTAGCCTCTGTTCCAGGTGCTGAAACGCAGAGTAAGGCCACGCCGGGTCTTGGTGTCCACCTCTAACTCTCTCCCACCACCAATATTACGAagtaagaagggaaggaagagtggCGATGCAGCAGCTCAGGAAACCTGGGTTATCTGTAGCCCCTCCCCGGGGAAGGCGGAGATGCTGAGCCTCATCTAACCTCTCACCCGCACGCTCCATGATGCGGTTCCTGGTCTGCCCGGCAACCATGAGGTGGTAGGTCAGCATGAGGGTGGGTAACAACAGTCGAGCCGGGCCTCCGAGAGACCCTGCCAGGTGACAAAGGAGCAATGCAGAGTGAGGTCCTGGCCAAGGATGGAGCAAGATTGTGGCCCCTGGAAACAAGGTGGAAGGTGCGATCACCTCCTTCCTAGTAATAATCACGTAGCCTCCCTGCAACACTGTTTAACCAGCAAAGGAAGGGCAGAGGCCTCCAGCTTTCATGTGGGAGACCGGCCCCGCTGGTAGCAAGGACAACTCACGTGGTAGAACTTCAGTGTTTAGACAAAGGCCTTCACATTCTCTCACGAGTTCTCACAACCACCCTGTGAAGCAGGCAGTGTCTCGCCCTCTGTAGGTGGTAGGGGTAGGTCCTGCCCCTTATGGAGGAGGAAACCGGCTTGAGGGGCCATCAGTATGGGCTTTGGATGGCTCCAGGATATGCGGGAAGGGTGCATGGGGGAATAAAGACCAGGCCCCTCTCCTTCCTGTGCCCATCTCTGCAGAACCATTCGTTCCCATGACAAATCCTTACTGAACACCTCCGAAAGGCTAGGCATTCGTCTAGGCCGTGGGAACACAGCAGTAGACAGATCCAGGGCATTATCCTTCTCCTTGGCCAGGTCAGTTCTTCTTACCCTGAACCATGACCCAGACTGGCCCTTGCTCTAGTCTTCTCTGGCCGGAGCAGGGACCTCTGGCCCATATTTGCCCCTTGCTCCAGAGTCTCTGGTGACCGGTCATTTCCTGGAATGTACTGACCTCTTCCAGAAAGACACGCTTTTCTATTCTTGAGGCAGAGACAACTGGCAGACTCAGACCCAAATCCCAGCCATGTCTTAATTCTggccaacttttaaaatatgttccagGCAGGTCACACCATTCCCTAGGCGTGCCATTCTGAGACCAGGGATGGCACCTATGGTTTTTCTTGAAGCCGGAAATAGAGTGCAGGTGCCGAGGTGGCCAGTCTCCAGGGTATGCTGGACCAACCTCTTTTCTTGTTACTTGTCCTTCATCTACATCTTCTCCTCTGATGCTCCCAATTTTGGGGGTATTGTCTGAGGAGCAGGATTTGGCAGGAGAAGGAATGCGTGGGAGATATATGGAGGGCACCACCACCAGCTCTATACACTTAAGACCCCATCAGTTCATATTCTGCAGGCAAATACACCCTTCTTCTGACGGTAGTTGGTAGAACTCTGTCCCCCAGAAAGATATGCCCAGGGCCAAACCCCCAATACCTGCATATCTGACCTCACTTGGAAAAAGGGTCTCTGCAAATATAATTAAGGGGAGGCTCTCGAGATGAGATCATCCTCGACTGGGGTGGGCCTTAAACTCAAAGACATGGATTTGGTATCCAGTAGTGTCCTTCTAAGAGATGGAAAAGGAGAACACACACTGAGACAgaggggagaaggccatgtggagACCCACAGAAAGACGAGGCAGAGACTGGACTTGTACaagccaaggattgccagcaaccaccagaggaagaagaggggcatGGGATGGACTCTTCCTCAGGGCCCCCAGAAGGAGCaaaccctgctgacaccctgattcTGAACTTTTGGCCCCCAGAAcgatgagagaataaattcctgcTGTTCTAGGCTGCCAAGGTTGTGGCTGTTTGTCATGGTGGCCCCAGGTCACAGACCCGACCCGTTTTTCCCCTTTGAGCAAGGACTGCCATGGATAATTTGACCGATGGCAGAGTCCAGCCTTCACGTTCCTTTCCCCAGGGAATTTGGCAGCATTTCTCAGATGGCCTGGTCACCAGCAAAAGAGGGCCCCCTGTGAGGTGCTGGGCTCTGCAGCTTCCGGAGCGGAGGGATTGAGGTCCTCATCCATATCAGATCTGTCTGCTCCAACCTCAGCCCTTTCTTCCTGCCTGATCCAAAGGCTACTTTCTAGTTGTTCTTCGGCAATTTCCAGGTCCTCCTCTGTTTGTAAGACAGCCACAGTTTCCCGGGGTAAGTCTGAGGAATACAGCCCGAGTTTAGCCTTAAAACCAAACATTGCTTCATATGGACTTCGCTGCAGGGACATGTCAAACAGCTGATTCCTCACCATCTGCATGAATCTCAGGCCTTCGGCCCAGCGACGTGAGTGGTTACTCTGCATCCAGGCATTTATCATGTTCTTGACGTCATGGCTGGCTTGCTCCAGGGAGCCCGGGCCCTGGCCAGGGTGCTGCTTACCACAGACCATCTTTAAGTCCGGCCATACTTCATTGAGCTCATGAACAACCTGGTTTGTGAACTCCACGCCACTGCCAGAGTCTAACACTCTAGGTGTACCAAGAATCGTGAAAATGTCCAATAGGACACTGACCACCTCATGGGCCTGCTTCGCTTTTAATGGCCGTAAAATAATAAACTTGGTCAAGTGGTCCTGGTAATACAAAATAAACTTGAACTCACCATCGGCATTTGACTGCATGTCAAGTACTTCAACTTGGCATCTGGAGTCAGTGTCCTTAAAAGCCATGGGCCTGGGGGCAAGACCTCTCTTGGGTACCGGGTTCTTCTGGTGGCACTGTTTACAGAGTGTCAGATACAAGACAATGACCTCTTTGGTGACATTCCCATATTTTCCTTGTAGCTCTTTGAGCATGCGTGTCCGCCCACCGTGCCCAATATTGAGATGCGTATCATGGAGAATATCAAACAACTCTTCCTTATGCACGTAATACCGAATTCGATCCCGTTCTCCATGGGTCGCCTCTATCAGTTTCTCTGTGCCTTGCACAGAGATCACGTCGTATTTTGCTGCACGGCGGTAGTCACGCGAGGacttcttccccttttccttagCTTCTTTGACTTCCCTTATCGTTTGAAAGtacttttctttggaaaatacctTGCTATTGTAACTTTTGCTTTCTACTAACTTTGTCACGCTTTTAAGAAACTTTTCTCTCATGTTATATATCTCCATTTCCAGATCACTTGTAGTGGAAACACCAGGGGGCTCATTTCCAGCTTTCTGGGGCATCGTGGAGAACTGTAAGAAGGAGcctaagaaagggagagagaaaacagttAAAATCGCCGATATTCCTTCTAGGAGACTTTCCCTCCGAAGTTCCTCATTCTTCCATCTGATTTTTGAAGACTACCACACAGAAGAAAGATAACATAGTATAAAGCGATAACAGAATAAAGCAACTAGAAAGCCAACTAAGATCGCTCAAAACCAGAGCAGgtcaaaagaattttaagatatatatagaaatatgtagTAATTTTAGACTTCAGGCAAACAGAATAAATGAAACTGTTAGCTCATAAAGTGAAACCTAATTAACTggtctttatttattaattgaataGGAGAGAGGATACATGGAAATGCTTAAGGCAGTAGACAAATATCCTCCCtcagtaacttttaaaataatataaatggaaGAATGTTGCTGGAAGGTACCACATGATGAGAGCAAACTCTGAACTTGAAGTTAGGAAGGCTAAAAagccaccaatttttttttaaattttttaaagattttatttatttgagagaaagagtgagagagagagagagagagctcatgagcagggggagagggagaagcaggctccccactgagcagggagcctgatacgggactcgatcccaggaccctgggatcatgacctgagcctaaggcagccgcttaactgactgagccactcaggtgtccccaaCATAATTAATTTCTTGTGGCTGAAGAGTCTGTGCTCATTTTAGGAGAATCAAGGAGAAAGTAGTGGGAACTTTTTGAATGATAGTTTTCCCCTTTTGATGGTACAGGGGGTTAGTGAATGAAGATTCTGAGTCCT
Proteins encoded in this region:
- the KRBA2 gene encoding LOW QUALITY PROTEIN: KRAB-A domain-containing protein 2 (The sequence of the model RefSeq protein was modified relative to this genomic sequence to represent the inferred CDS: inserted 3 bases in 2 codons), whose translation is MGSQLCWLPSFLVPSTVSPPVLLRPLRSPGPRXWSLWQQLVSFQEVATSEEMTKDWNCLKGXCCRDTMLDSYENVVPQGSFLQFSTMPQKAGNEPPGVSTTSDLEMEIYNMREKFLKSVTKLVESKSYNSKVFSKEKYFQTIREVKEAKEKGKKSSRDYRRAAKYDVISVQGTEKLIEATHGERDRIRYYVHKEELFDILHDTHLNIGHGGRTRMLKELQGKYGNVTKEVIVLYLTLCKQCHQKNPVPKRGLAPRPMAFKDTDSRCQVEVLDMQSNADGEFKFILYYQDHLTKFIILRPLKAKQAHEVVSVLLDIFTILGTPRVLDSGSGVEFTNQVVHELNEVWPDLKMVCGKQHPGQGPGSLEQASHDVKNMINAWMQSNHSRRWAEGLRFMQMVRNQLFDMSLQRSPYEAMFGFKAKLGLYSSDLPRETVAVLQTEEDLEIAEEQLESSLWIRQEERAEVGADRSDMDEDLNPSAPEAAEPSTSQGALFCW